The genomic segment ATATTCAAAATGTAAATTGGATGAGCAACAGATAATAGCGCCCAGCAAAAAAACACTTCCTACGTACGTTGTTGGGCTATATTCAGTTTTCTGATTTATGTGCCGTATCTCATTGTTCCAGAGGGTCCCACTGCGGAAATATCAGATGACATCCCTCACCACCACGGCACCCCCTCCACCTACACTTAGTCTATATGATGATTTGATCATGCGCCCTTGCTTGTGTGGAACGTTATATGTTGTGATTTGTGGCCCGGGAGAGTGAGGGGATGGAATTCCAGTGTGATTAAAGTGGAAAGTGCAGGTGgagttaaagcaggggtgtcagactcaattTTGGTTGTGGCCAGATGTGGGCCGGACCCGTTTTTGGGTTGAGAAAGTTGACTCGCTGGGCGTAATTTGATGTTTTGGGGTATTTATGGGTcactttttgtcaattttggatCCTTTCCTAACTTTTTCTGGGCTGGTTCTTGTTGCTTACTGTtgattttgacagatttttagcttaacttcatttttgttttggtaaatcATTAACAAAAAGACCAATGTGACTATGGATAGGGAAACTGAACAAAATGCACTCACTCGAGCACCTGACTCGTAAAATACAGGTTTTATGCCGCCTTTGTCAATAAAATGAatggtgtgtcaaagtggcggtctgggggccaaatctggcccgccgcataattttgtgtggtccgggaaagtaaatcatgattgctgactctctgttttaggatcaaattaaaatgaagagtatagatgtatattacatttcctgattttcccccttttaaatcaataattgtcattttttaatcaatttttctgtgtttttagttcaaaattcattttgtaaaatgtaaaaataaatattttaagaaaagctaaaataaacattgtttaaatgCGATAAAAACTGCATAttcggggattttaatccagttcttttaatccatttattttaaaaacaactaaatattatatctaaaatggcttgGCCCACATCGAAAATCgactctgacacccttggtatgcttttattgtcattccaCAAGTATCAAaggatttaaagcttcaccacaaagtccacaaataacaaacaaaaacaaataaagtccCCATCCTGGAAAACGACCCTAAGGGCCCACTCCTGGGCCGCAACCAGCCCGCGGATTCTCCATTTACTATCCAAGTTAAACGCCACTGCTCGTGCGTGGGAGAAGCGAGAGTTTGAGCTGTGCCGCGTCAGGCCGAGAGGATATTATGGGAGCGATAGGGCGAGGGGGATTATTTGTCAAGGGGAGTTAAAGAGGTGGGGGGCTTGAAAATGCCCTTCTCCCTTGGCCCAGCAACTGGCTGCTGCCCCCCTCCCCCATTCAATCATTGGATGAGTCActgttgtatttcttttttaccttttttttctcatcaccACGGCGACAGGTGGAGATAGGCAGCAGACTGCGAAGCTCTTACTCAACTCCCCTCTTTTATCCTCATCCTCCTCACCCTTCCTTCCCTTCTGCCACTCTGCCGTCTGTTCTTTGTTACGTCatctgtcttcttcttcttctcccccgTTATCTGCTCAATCCCCCCCGTGTGCGCCCACCCCTCCGCTTTTCCGTCATCCCGGCGGTGAGTCACTCACTACCCGTATTGTTTTCTCCATCGGTGGCCCTCGGGGGGGCTTTTTGCTGGGATTTGGAGGATAAATAAAAAGGGCGGCTTGGGGGGGTTGACGTGAACGGGGGTCGCTGGCTAATCAGGGAAATGGAAGCACTTTGCTGACTCGGTTGAGTGATCGTCAGTCTTGAAGCATTGTTTGAGGAAGGAGTGATGTCATCGGGCAAATGTCAATCATCTTTCGTCCACTTAGctcactttttttacatttaaatctcCCCCGACTAAGGGGAAGGGGGTTAGTTTGACCTAGTTAGTGACACTGGATATAACTTGTCAGAAGAGACTATTCATGtgtttttgtggttgttgttgttgcttgggCCTGGAAATAGTAAATTGCTTATCTTATGAGCCCTGGGTGAGTACTCATTCCACACCTGTCTTGTTGTGTTTTGAATTTCAGACTCCCTCCCCCTCGGAGACAATGGGCTTGTCAAATAAGAGTAACCTAGACAACTCCTGCAGTCACTCTGGCGACGGGACGGGACATTCTTCATGGGGCGGGAGGAGCAACTCCCGCTGGTCCACTTTGTCCTGGGACGCCCCCTCTGACCTGTTGTCCCCGCCTACACCGGATCCCGGTTGTGCCGTCAACTTGGACAGCGATTCCAGACCCAGCTCAGGTAAATAAGTGTGGAAATGTCCTGTCCAAGAGCTTTCTTCACCTCTTTGTCTGCCCTAGAACTGACTCACTCGTCTTTTTAAAAGCCTTTCCTggcaaacatgatttttttagcTGTTCTTCCAGGTGCACATTCCTCTCAAAAGAGTTATGCCTATCCTCAACTTCACTTTAAAGTAGAAAGCCTGAAGAATGAATGTCTGATCATTCCAAAGCAATGGTGGATTTAGGACTAAGCTATGAACTCTGTTATTTGTTGACCCTCATGACAACAGatccttttgtttgtttgtttccagGTTTCTATTCGGTGAGTGGGAGCTCTCTATCTGACTCCTGCTACTCAGTGTCCAGTGACGTTGTCCAAGGAGGACTGGTCCAGGCAACTCGACCCATAAGGTTTTGGGAGCAGGTCCCGGCATCAGTGAGCAACACTGACATCTTATGGTCCGACTGCGTGGTACAGCAGTCAATGATGAATAATCACCGCAATGATGGCGAGCCAAACGAGGAACAATCAATGTCAAGTAAGAATTCCTTACTGAATATGATCTGGAATAGACATTTTCTACAATAAAATGTTCTTCTGTCCTTTCTCCTTACAGTCTCCATCGAGCCCGAGGCATCTGGTCTGGGCTTTTTGTCCGATCTGTGCTCGGACCTGAACCATTCCTTGATTTATTCCCTTCTAAAACTTGACCGAATTTCTTCCCGTTCGCCTACTAGACCCCAGTTGGACCCGTGCTATTGTGAAGATCTGGTATCTCGTCGGACAAAAGAGGTGTACCCTTACCCCAGTCCGCTACACGCCGTAGCCCTCCAGAGTCCTCTCTTTACCGCCCAGACGCAAGAACGACCTCCATCTCCACACACAGAAGGAAACCAAGTGGATGAACCAATAGGGAGCCTCCACGTTGAAAAACTGCCTCGTGTCGTGACCCCGGCATCTCTGACCCAGCTGGAGCAGTACATATCTCGGCTAGCTCATCAATACCGCCATCGGAATGCCGATCTCACGCATTGTCCAACCACGCGTAGGGGCCTTGGTACGCCTAGGAAAAGCCACGGTTCTACACAGTCACTGTCTGCTTTTGAAAGCCGCAGTACGCCTTCTACGTTGCCAGGGGGGAACGTAACGCCCTGCAAATCACTTTTGGGGAATTCGGCTAAAGTGAGCCTCAGCGCTATGGGGAAAAGCGCCGCTAGAAACTCTATCAATCTAGGTAGCCTTCCCTCGGCGACTGGGGAGGATCTGAACAtcaatttgaatttgaaccTAAACTTGAACCTTGCTCCTGGTTTAAATTCGAAAAGGGCAATTGGGGTAAAACCCCAAAATCGGGGGGTCGACTCCACCACCTCCGTTTCTTCAGGACTGACACAACCCTCGTCAACACCCGGCCCTGCACTTCGAGCTCGGCCTCGTATATCCACCTGTCCCACCTCCCTCAACCACCGCAGTTCCCTAGAGGTCACTTCCAACCCCGGTGGACCTTGTGGATTTGGATCTTCGGCCTTCTCTCACTCGCTGGACTGGACCGGCGGCTCTACGGACGAAGTTGGAACCTCTGTCTTTGGCTCTAGCTTTGTGTCGGCGCCAGTCTCCCAGCGCAGTAGCTTGCTCCATGAACCCACCTCCAATCCCAGACTCATAGAAGACTCAGCCACGGTGGAGGAAATCTCTCGTCTCTCCGGCCTGTCCAGGGCCGTGGTGGTGGGATTAATGGAGCAAGGCGTGGAACTGGACATCGACTGTTTCCGGGCGGAAGCGGCCGGCGAGGTGAGGAAACACAAAGGTCCACCAAGAACTCCCGCTGACCACACAAGACTGAACCACCCGAGCCCCCAGAGACCGATCCAGCTGGCCCTCGGCGTCCCTCATTCGCCACAGTCCCAATGCAGCCTCACCCCTCCTCGCTCCCACGCCAGCAGCCCGATTCACCCCTACCAGTCCCTCCATTGTCCTTCTCCAGTCTACTCCTCCCACGGCCACTACCAACGGAACACCCCTCCATCCGACCCACCGTCCTCCCCTACTTCCACCACCACGCCGAGATCTCACTCTCCCCCTCGTCCTCTTCAACCCTCTCCGATGGGAGCGACTCCCCTTTCGGTCTTTCGAAGAGACACCCCCTTCCAGTGTTCGCTGCCCCGAGCCGTTGGCAGGGCGTCTCCGGCGGAATACGTCCCCATCCATTCCAGGGGAGGGTCCCTCCGACAAAGCGGGGTGGAAAGCGGGACGGGCTGGCCTAGGGTCCAGGGAGACGGGCTCTACCGAGGCAAGCACGCTTCTCACAAACTAGTCAGGGCCGCCACGGTGAGCAGCTACGCCGAGAGGGAAGACTACAACGATGCTCAGTGCGAGGACAAGCACCCCAAATCGACCCGAAAAACTTCCAGCAAATTCGGCCGAGCGTTGGAGGGGCGCTTGTGGGGAAAGGACACTCGGAACAAGAGGGAAGAGATGGATCGGGTGGAGTACGGATACGGTTGGACCAGGAACATTGGCGGAAGCTGGAGGGGCGAGCAGAGAAGGGAGAAGGTCCAAAGCTCACCGATATTCTCCAAGCAGAGAGAAAAGGAAGGCGTGGAAAAACGGAGCTCCGGCAGCAGGCTTTCCAGAAGAGCTCTGTTCAGGAGCGAGTCGCAGGGCTTGCTGGTACCTCGAAACCAAGATGAGCCCAACAGACGGTCCAATTGGGTTTCCTCATTGGATCTGGGGCCGAGTGCCAAGGGCGAGGCCGCAAAAACACTAAGTGCAAAGGAGGACAAGTACTTGGCATCTACCGCCAGTCTTTTTAACCTGTCCTGTTCCCAGAGTTTTGAGAGCAGTTGTCACTCCCTCTCCCCTCTTTCCTCCCCCTCCTTCTCCCCATCGCCACCACCC from the Stigmatopora nigra isolate UIUO_SnigA chromosome 14, RoL_Snig_1.1, whole genome shotgun sequence genome contains:
- the LOC144207686 gene encoding uncharacterized protein LOC144207686; this translates as MAATAASAPAGRRGVVNSLWSGSERARIGERLKATLAGVLELELLRCEHRDMLDAVLEGRAWAVEAHLDPAPGEGGGDREDDRETDRMTERNPVTLGGQQTPSPSETMGLSNKSNLDNSCSHSGDGTGHSSWGGRSNSRWSTLSWDAPSDLLSPPTPDPGCAVNLDSDSRPSSGFYSVSGSSLSDSCYSVSSDVVQGGLVQATRPIRFWEQVPASVSNTDILWSDCVVQQSMMNNHRNDGEPNEEQSMSISIEPEASGLGFLSDLCSDLNHSLIYSLLKLDRISSRSPTRPQLDPCYCEDLVSRRTKEVYPYPSPLHAVALQSPLFTAQTQERPPSPHTEGNQVDEPIGSLHVEKLPRVVTPASLTQLEQYISRLAHQYRHRNADLTHCPTTRRGLGTPRKSHGSTQSLSAFESRSTPSTLPGGNVTPCKSLLGNSAKVSLSAMGKSAARNSINLGSLPSATGEDLNINLNLNLNLNLAPGLNSKRAIGVKPQNRGVDSTTSVSSGLTQPSSTPGPALRARPRISTCPTSLNHRSSLEVTSNPGGPCGFGSSAFSHSLDWTGGSTDEVGTSVFGSSFVSAPVSQRSSLLHEPTSNPRLIEDSATVEEISRLSGLSRAVVVGLMEQGVELDIDCFRAEAAGEVRKHKGPPRTPADHTRLNHPSPQRPIQLALGVPHSPQSQCSLTPPRSHASSPIHPYQSLHCPSPVYSSHGHYQRNTPPSDPPSSPTSTTTPRSHSPPRPLQPSPMGATPLSVFRRDTPFQCSLPRAVGRASPAEYVPIHSRGGSLRQSGVESGTGWPRVQGDGLYRGKHASHKLVRAATVSSYAEREDYNDAQCEDKHPKSTRKTSSKFGRALEGRLWGKDTRNKREEMDRVEYGYGWTRNIGGSWRGEQRREKVQSSPIFSKQREKEGVEKRSSGSRLSRRALFRSESQGLLVPRNQDEPNRRSNWVSSLDLGPSAKGEAAKTLSAKEDKYLASTASLFNLSCSQSFESSCHSLSPLSSPSFSPSPPPRLPLRRSRSLRDLGRRVFGSMRSLSLKQKSSKK